Proteins encoded by one window of Winogradskyella sp. PG-2:
- a CDS encoding DUF3667 domain-containing protein, with protein MSKNKSTKASQNFNVKTKDDFLDKKGKLKVPKRIDRKYILSELVSILNLDKGIFYTVKEILIRPGKSVQHFIKNDRNKIVKPITFIVFCSLIYTIAQQHLINNDFLDEFGSGYTNTLGLKNSALVSIFEWVKKNYGYTNILMSVFTALWVKLFFRKSNYNFYEILTFLLYVLGISTLIYSLFIVLDILTGYRLLYLGGIIGFVYSSWALGQFYSSRKAINYIKGVIANMLGMITFYFISIIIGTTIDMILLNTK; from the coding sequence ATGAGTAAAAATAAGAGCACTAAAGCATCTCAAAATTTTAATGTTAAAACTAAAGATGATTTTCTAGATAAGAAGGGCAAACTAAAAGTTCCTAAAAGAATTGACAGAAAATATATTTTATCAGAATTAGTGAGTATTTTAAATTTAGATAAAGGAATTTTCTATACCGTTAAAGAAATATTAATCAGACCTGGAAAAAGTGTACAACATTTCATTAAAAATGATAGGAATAAGATAGTAAAACCTATTACATTCATCGTTTTTTGCTCTCTGATTTATACTATTGCCCAACAACATCTAATAAATAATGACTTTCTTGACGAATTTGGAAGCGGCTACACAAATACACTTGGCTTAAAAAATTCAGCTCTGGTTAGTATTTTTGAATGGGTGAAAAAGAACTATGGATATACAAATATCTTAATGTCAGTATTCACTGCATTATGGGTTAAATTATTTTTTAGAAAATCCAATTATAACTTTTACGAAATATTGACATTCCTTCTATATGTTCTAGGAATAAGCACCTTAATTTATTCATTATTTATAGTCTTAGATATTTTAACAGGTTATAGGCTTTTATATTTAGGTGGAATAATCGGATTTGTATATTCATCTTGGGCATTAGGCCAGTTTTACTCTAGTAGAAAAGCCATAAATTATATAAAAGGAGTAATAGCAAATATGTTAGGAATGATTACTTTTTACTTTATCTCAATAATTATAGGTACAACAATTGATATGATATTATTGAATACTAAATAA
- a CDS encoding IS3 family transposase translates to MKAKEKSKEFASLTTITHCFGLKRDAYYKYKSRADNRLKLEQKIINIVRKRRKSLPREGVRKLVKSLNIDFNKANVKVGRDTLFSVLRKHQMLTLRKKTSAKTTNSYHRFYKYKNIIKDIEITKPNQVWASDITYIRTVKGFCYLALITDMYSRKIVGYDLSDSLELKGCVRALNKAIYQAKDIKQLIHHSDRGIQYCSNVYTQILKRKKIDISMTEKNHCYENAMAERVNGILKDEFYLDQTFTDVAHPKRATKSAINLYNEIRLHLSLDYKIPNMVYKLSA, encoded by the coding sequence ATCAAAGCTAAAGAAAAATCTAAGGAATTTGCTTCTTTAACGACTATAACTCATTGTTTCGGACTTAAACGTGATGCGTATTATAAATACAAATCTAGAGCTGACAACCGTTTAAAACTAGAACAAAAGATTATTAACATAGTCCGAAAAAGACGCAAATCTCTTCCTAGAGAAGGCGTGCGTAAACTTGTGAAATCATTAAACATAGATTTTAATAAAGCCAATGTTAAGGTTGGTAGAGATACTTTATTTAGTGTGCTTAGAAAACACCAAATGCTAACACTTAGAAAGAAAACTAGTGCTAAAACAACCAACTCGTATCATCGTTTTTATAAGTATAAGAACATTATAAAAGATATAGAAATCACAAAACCTAATCAAGTTTGGGCTTCTGATATTACATACATTAGAACCGTAAAAGGATTTTGTTATCTGGCACTAATTACGGACATGTATTCTCGTAAAATAGTAGGATACGACCTTAGTGACAGCCTAGAACTTAAAGGATGTGTTAGAGCGCTTAATAAAGCTATATATCAAGCGAAAGATATTAAACAACTTATTCATCATTCAGACAGAGGTATTCAATATTGTAGCAATGTATACACACAAATACTTAAAAGAAAAAAAATAGACATTAGTATGACAGAGAAAAATCATTGTTATGAAAACGCAATGGCAGAAAGAGTTAACGGGATTTTAAAAGATGAATTTTATCTTGATCAAACCTTTACAGACGTCGCTCACCCGAAAAGAGCCACAAAAAGTGCAATTAATTTATACAACGAAATAAGATTACACTTATCTTTAGATTATAAAATACCAAATATGGTATATAAATTATCAGCTTAA
- a CDS encoding transposase, whose translation MYKNDKVIRRYSEPFKLKILAELTTGKHTKSELCKLYSIAPTTVNVWIKKYNRKDLMNTRVKVETKDEISRIKALQKEVEQLKKLLLKKDLDAMVKDCYLEVAAEDLGYKSIAELKKKLSIKP comes from the coding sequence ATGTATAAAAATGACAAAGTAATTAGACGGTATTCAGAACCTTTTAAACTGAAAATTTTAGCCGAACTTACAACCGGAAAACACACAAAAAGCGAACTTTGTAAACTCTACTCTATTGCACCTACAACAGTAAATGTGTGGATTAAAAAGTATAATCGTAAAGACTTAATGAACACCAGAGTAAAAGTGGAAACAAAAGACGAAATATCTAGAATTAAGGCACTTCAAAAAGAGGTTGAACAGCTTAAAAAGCTACTACTTAAAAAGGATCTCGATGCTATGGTAAAGGATTGTTATCTTGAAGTAGCAGCTGAAGATCTAGGTTACAAATCTATCGCTGAACTAAAAAAAAAGTTAAGTATAAAGCCCTAA
- a CDS encoding DUF1254 domain-containing protein gives MKYKIMTISIVLFSLLGCKNEGEKKVVTQNEKTMDQNEIKLIAKETYIALFPLVYNYGTMYNQAINNNAPEYIGGFGVYKHYGLSTPDNKDIPTPNNNTPYSWAWVDLRIEPWVLTMPPSDGNRYYVCQWDDMWGYVIDAPGSIIDGQDGGHYLLTTKDFDGPIPKGIKRAIYSETQFIGTLTRTGVNGQDDIPAMEYIQNGYVLQPLSSYIGSEPKIISENINWISYQSNDLKNINFFRYANFMLDYIVPNKADQMMLENAKKIGVEAGRNWQPNKMDSSFVQAINAGIEEALREIDQQIAITNDGKKLFNTREVIGEDYLNRTVGVVVGQFGNYPSQAMYPSFKTDINGELLDGSKKNYSITFSADQLPKSDYFWSFTMYDLPNRFLVENSINRYSIGSQTKSLKKHKDGSMTIYFQTDSPGKDREGNWLPIPEGPFYTVLRIYGPDDSVLNGAYKLPEIIGVQKN, from the coding sequence ATGAAATATAAAATAATGACTATTTCTATTGTCCTATTTTCTCTGTTAGGATGTAAGAATGAAGGAGAAAAAAAGGTAGTAACTCAAAATGAGAAAACAATGGATCAAAATGAAATAAAACTCATTGCAAAAGAAACTTACATTGCCTTATTTCCACTTGTATATAATTATGGCACGATGTACAATCAGGCAATTAATAATAATGCACCAGAATACATAGGAGGTTTTGGAGTATACAAACATTATGGCTTATCTACCCCAGATAATAAGGACATTCCAACACCAAATAATAATACGCCCTATTCTTGGGCATGGGTCGATTTGCGCATTGAACCGTGGGTATTGACCATGCCTCCTTCAGATGGTAATCGGTATTATGTTTGTCAATGGGACGATATGTGGGGGTATGTAATTGATGCACCTGGATCTATTATCGATGGACAAGATGGAGGGCATTACCTATTAACTACGAAAGACTTTGACGGACCAATTCCGAAAGGTATTAAGCGTGCAATTTATTCGGAAACTCAGTTTATTGGGACTTTAACTAGAACCGGAGTAAATGGTCAAGATGACATCCCAGCGATGGAGTATATACAAAACGGATATGTTTTGCAACCATTGAGTTCATACATTGGATCTGAACCTAAAATAATATCAGAAAATATAAATTGGATTAGCTATCAATCGAATGACTTAAAGAACATCAATTTCTTTAGGTACGCAAATTTTATGCTAGACTATATCGTTCCAAATAAAGCAGATCAAATGATGCTTGAAAATGCAAAAAAAATTGGTGTTGAAGCTGGTAGAAATTGGCAACCTAATAAAATGGACAGTTCATTTGTGCAGGCGATTAATGCTGGTATAGAAGAAGCTCTTAGAGAAATTGATCAGCAGATAGCTATTACAAATGACGGTAAAAAGCTATTTAACACAAGAGAAGTTATAGGTGAAGATTATTTAAATAGAACTGTTGGTGTAGTTGTTGGACAATTTGGAAATTACCCTTCTCAGGCCATGTATCCTAGCTTTAAAACGGACATTAATGGCGAATTACTTGATGGAAGTAAAAAGAATTATTCAATAACTTTCTCTGCTGATCAATTACCAAAATCTGACTATTTCTGGTCTTTTACAATGTACGATCTTCCAAATCGATTTTTGGTTGAAAACTCAATAAACAGATACAGCATAGGTAGTCAAACTAAATCATTGAAAAAGCATAAAGACGGTTCGATGACCATTTACTTTCAAACGGACTCTCCCGGCAAAGATAGAGAAGGTAATTGGTTGCCTATTCCTGAAGGTCCTTTCTACACTGTATTACGCATTTATGGGCCCGATGACAGCGTATTAAATGGAGCATATAAATTGCCAGAAATAATAGGAGTGCAAAAAAATTAA
- a CDS encoding IS3 family transposase produces MKAKVKSKGFADLTTITHCFGLKRDAYYKYKSRADKRLKIEQQIIEIVSKRRKSLPREGVRKLKISLDKEFTKANLKVGRDTLFNVLRKHNMLTLRKKTSAKTTNSYHRFYKYNNIIREMKVTRSNQVWVSDITYIRTIKGFCYLALITDMHSRKIVGYELSDSLELKGCVRALNKVIYQAKNIKQLIHHSDRGIQYCSNVYTQILKRKKIDISMTEENHCYENAMAERVNGILKDEFYLDQTFDNVSHAKRAAKNAINLYNQVRLHLSLDYKTPNMVYKLSA; encoded by the coding sequence GTGAAAGCTAAAGTAAAATCTAAGGGATTTGCAGATTTAACTACCATAACCCATTGTTTTGGACTTAAACGAGATGCGTATTATAAATACAAATCTAGAGCTGATAAGCGTTTAAAAATAGAACAACAGATTATTGAAATTGTTAGTAAAAGACGTAAATCCCTTCCTAGAGAAGGCGTACGTAAACTTAAGATATCATTAGATAAGGAATTTACAAAGGCCAACCTTAAAGTCGGTAGAGATACACTATTCAATGTCCTTAGAAAACACAATATGCTTACACTTAGAAAGAAAACTAGTGCCAAAACAACTAATTCTTATCATCGGTTTTATAAATATAATAACATTATAAGAGAGATGAAAGTTACAAGATCAAACCAAGTCTGGGTATCCGACATCACATACATTAGAACAATAAAAGGCTTTTGTTACTTGGCTTTAATAACAGATATGCATTCCAGAAAAATTGTAGGTTATGAACTCAGTGATAGTCTAGAACTTAAAGGATGCGTGAGAGCGTTAAATAAGGTTATTTATCAAGCTAAAAACATTAAACAACTTATTCATCATTCGGACAGAGGAATACAGTATTGTAGCAATGTATACACACAAATACTCAAAAGAAAAAAGATAGATATTAGTATGACCGAAGAAAATCATTGTTACGAAAATGCAATGGCAGAACGTGTAAATGGAATTTTAAAAGATGAATTTTATTTAGACCAAACCTTTGATAACGTGAGTCACGCTAAGAGAGCTGCAAAAAATGCAATTAATTTATACAATCAAGTAAGATTACATTTATCTTTAGATTATAAAACACCAAATATGGTATACAAATTATCAGCTTAA
- a CDS encoding transposase, with protein MYKNDKVIRRYSEPFKLKILDELSKGKHTKSELCKLYSIAPTTVNEWIKKYNRKDLMNTRVKVETKDEISRIKALQNEIQQLKKLLLKKDLDAMVLDSYLEVAAEDLGYKSVAKQKKS; from the coding sequence ATGTATAAAAATGACAAAGTCATCAGAAGGTATTCAGAACCCTTTAAACTAAAAATTCTTGATGAACTTAGTAAAGGTAAACACACAAAGAGCGAACTTTGTAAACTCTACTCTATTGCACCCACAACAGTCAATGAGTGGATTAAAAAGTACAATCGTAAAGACTTAATGAACACCAGAGTAAAAGTGGAAACTAAAGACGAAATATCTAGAATTAAAGCACTTCAAAACGAAATTCAGCAACTTAAAAAACTATTACTTAAAAAGGATTTAGATGCTATGGTTCTTGATTCTTACCTTGAGGTAGCTGCTGAAGATTTAGGCTATAAGTCTGTTGCGAAACAAAAAAAAAGTTAA
- a CDS encoding amidohydrolase family protein, protein MKNKYLLVSSVFIFSNLIFSQTYIKNVTIVDVEQQKLSPNQTVVVTDDLITNIQNHKNKKLPKDAIVIDGTGKYLIPGLIDSHIHFFQNGGLYTRPDAIDLRKHKSYEQEITYAKTDMENKLRRYLQNGITTVVDVGATYHFLKQRNDFTNKSFSPYIFITGPLLTTYEPEVFEGLGEDEPFTLTKTVEDGINGVREQLKYNPDLIKIWYIAGEDGLSVEKSARKNLPIIKAIINEAHKNNLKVAVHATQRITAQLAVENGADFLVHSIDDEILKDDFVQLMKKNKIILSPTLITHSAYLNTFGQRIKMSNHELQKADPYQLGSLLDLKHLSENNLVKAYQDYANAPENILVVNKTDSISMANLKILSDAGVLIATGTDAGNIGTLHASSYLTELKAMQKSGMNNWKIIQASTINGAKVFDKENEFGSVTTGKKANLVLLDKNPIEDIENLTKINTIINKGIVFKPDAIIKSTPTDLVQRQLNAYNFRNIDAFLKPYADDVEVYSYPNKLLYTGKKKMRKQYSEMFNKIPNLHCELKERIVQGNIVIDKERVQFGDQTIEAIAIYHIEKDKIKKVYFIE, encoded by the coding sequence ATGAAAAATAAATATCTTTTAGTTTCATCAGTTTTTATCTTTTCAAACCTTATATTTTCTCAAACCTATATCAAAAATGTAACTATAGTTGATGTAGAGCAACAAAAATTAAGTCCCAACCAAACAGTAGTAGTCACTGATGATTTGATAACAAATATTCAAAATCACAAAAACAAAAAGCTACCTAAAGATGCCATTGTAATAGATGGAACAGGCAAATATCTTATTCCTGGTTTAATAGATTCACATATACATTTTTTCCAAAATGGAGGATTGTATACGCGCCCAGATGCTATTGATTTACGAAAACACAAAAGCTATGAACAAGAAATTACCTATGCAAAAACTGACATGGAAAACAAATTAAGAAGATATCTTCAAAATGGCATTACAACAGTGGTTGATGTAGGTGCAACATATCATTTTCTTAAACAAAGAAATGATTTTACTAATAAATCATTTTCGCCTTATATTTTCATTACTGGTCCTTTATTGACTACCTATGAACCAGAAGTCTTTGAAGGCTTAGGAGAAGACGAACCTTTTACTTTAACAAAAACTGTGGAAGATGGTATTAATGGCGTTAGAGAACAATTGAAATATAATCCAGACTTAATAAAAATCTGGTATATCGCAGGAGAAGACGGTTTAAGTGTTGAAAAAAGTGCACGTAAAAATCTTCCAATTATTAAAGCTATTATCAATGAAGCTCATAAAAACAATTTAAAAGTAGCTGTTCATGCAACTCAAAGGATTACGGCTCAATTAGCTGTTGAAAATGGTGCAGATTTTTTAGTACATAGTATAGATGACGAAATTTTAAAAGATGATTTTGTACAGTTAATGAAGAAAAACAAAATCATTCTTAGTCCAACATTAATAACGCATAGCGCATATTTAAATACATTCGGTCAAAGAATAAAAATGAGTAATCATGAGTTGCAAAAAGCAGACCCATACCAATTAGGATCTTTATTAGATTTGAAACACTTATCTGAAAATAATCTTGTTAAAGCATATCAAGATTACGCAAACGCTCCAGAAAACATTTTGGTTGTAAATAAAACGGACTCAATTAGTATGGCAAACCTTAAAATACTATCTGATGCTGGAGTTTTAATAGCAACTGGTACAGATGCTGGAAATATAGGAACTTTACATGCCTCATCTTATTTAACAGAATTAAAAGCCATGCAAAAAAGTGGAATGAACAATTGGAAAATTATTCAAGCATCAACTATAAATGGCGCAAAAGTTTTTGATAAAGAAAATGAATTTGGTTCGGTAACTACTGGAAAGAAAGCTAATCTTGTTTTATTAGATAAAAATCCAATTGAAGACATTGAAAACCTCACTAAAATAAATACTATTATCAATAAAGGAATTGTCTTTAAACCAGATGCGATTATTAAAAGCACGCCAACTGATTTAGTGCAAAGACAATTAAATGCCTATAACTTTAGAAATATTGACGCTTTTTTAAAGCCTTATGCAGATGATGTTGAAGTATATTCATATCCTAACAAGCTGCTTTATACAGGTAAGAAAAAAATGAGAAAACAATACTCAGAAATGTTTAATAAAATCCCAAACCTACATTGTGAGCTTAAGGAAAGAATTGTACAAGGTAATATTGTTATTGATAAAGAACGTGTTCAATTTGGAGATCAAACAATTGAAGCAATAGCTATTTATCATATTGAAAAAGACAAAATTAAAAAAGTGTATTTTATTGAATAA
- a CDS encoding trypsin-like serine protease — translation MKKLSSILLILIMPFSLMSLIVRHDVPDERFIALGKAYPQVCHLSDGESTLIKENWAVTAAHAAILLNKELENGKTPQVSIDNKKYDVEKVILHPNFQINETSIENDIALIQIKGNITTIPFAKLYDKQNEKGKQITIVGRGDFGTGLTGPQNWDKITRAATNRIDEVHDQWITFNFDHPESENTTELEGVSGPGDSGGPAFIDIDNVRYIVGVSSYQQNNGKEGVYGVTEYYARISYYKEWIEKSIE, via the coding sequence ATGAAAAAACTAAGCTCAATCCTACTAATTCTAATTATGCCATTCTCATTAATGAGTTTAATAGTTCGTCACGATGTGCCAGATGAACGATTTATTGCATTAGGAAAAGCATATCCTCAAGTTTGTCATTTATCTGATGGTGAGTCTACACTTATTAAAGAAAATTGGGCTGTAACAGCAGCACATGCAGCTATTTTATTAAATAAAGAATTGGAAAATGGAAAAACACCTCAAGTGAGTATTGATAATAAAAAATATGATGTAGAGAAAGTAATTTTACACCCAAATTTTCAAATAAATGAAACGTCTATAGAAAATGATATAGCCTTAATTCAAATTAAAGGAAATATAACAACTATTCCTTTTGCTAAACTATACGATAAGCAAAACGAAAAAGGGAAACAAATAACCATTGTAGGTAGAGGCGATTTTGGAACTGGATTAACAGGTCCTCAAAATTGGGATAAGATTACACGAGCAGCAACCAATAGGATAGATGAAGTTCATGATCAATGGATAACTTTTAATTTTGACCATCCTGAATCAGAAAACACAACTGAACTAGAAGGCGTAAGTGGACCTGGAGATAGTGGTGGACCTGCTTTTATTGACATAGATAATGTGAGATATATCGTAGGCGTTAGTTCATATCAACAAAATAACGGAAAAGAAGGTGTTTACGGAGTAACTGAATATTATGCTCGCATTAGTTATTATAAAGAGTGGATTGAGAAAAGTATAGAGTAA
- a CDS encoding RNA polymerase sigma factor: MVIKKEHFIKTIDEHKKIIYKIVNSYCQNKEDRKDLEQEIIIQLWNSFDNYNSEYKYSTWMYRIALNVAISFYRKEKKWSMKNDFYNEESIFKIEEDPIEEQSELNYHLKLLQEFIHNLNELNKALMLLYLEEKSYEEISEILGISKTNVATKISRIKLKLKKQFQNI; encoded by the coding sequence ATGGTAATTAAAAAAGAACATTTCATAAAAACTATAGATGAGCATAAAAAAATCATCTATAAAATTGTGAACTCTTATTGCCAAAATAAAGAAGATAGAAAGGATTTAGAACAAGAAATTATTATCCAATTATGGAATTCGTTTGATAACTATAATAGCGAATATAAATATTCAACCTGGATGTACAGAATTGCCTTAAACGTTGCGATCTCTTTTTATAGAAAAGAAAAAAAGTGGTCTATGAAAAATGATTTTTACAATGAAGAATCTATCTTCAAAATTGAAGAAGATCCTATAGAAGAGCAATCAGAATTAAATTATCATCTAAAACTATTACAAGAATTCATTCATAATTTAAACGAACTAAATAAAGCACTAATGCTGTTGTATTTGGAAGAAAAAAGTTATGAGGAAATTTCAGAAATACTTGGTATTTCTAAAACTAATGTCGCCACAAAAATTAGTAGAATTAAATTAAAATTAAAAAAACAATTTCAAAATATATAG
- a CDS encoding S41 family peptidase — protein sequence MRNFLLIIVFLSCSLLTEAQNISIKDSIITKHNTKIEKEKLIEDFNQLLETLEEHPSQFEFISKDSYEKLVNIQRNKLKDSMTVKEFYQVTSPIVASLGCLHTRIVDTRFFRTPYKYWLPLIVWFENEKMYATNNCVENIEMNPGSEIIEINGISSSEILKTLKSTISADAFNESFYRGDLNINFLYYYHTYFGFDSEYKIKFKPYNSEKIFITSFLINEPALNYKVEINNKPRLGIVMNKENKTAIIKIKNFNYFPRGRQNIDFFKEEIDTYMKKIKDENISKVAFDLRGNRGGNPECTKHILSYLINKEVNFYESNDLNKSRNRPITVKPKTTNNISDIKTYMLTDGRCASATGQMLAVVKHNELAMIIGEETGGTYSTHPGRGATALKYTKLGLQIGTERESVNVPELKLDKGIIPDKEIKLQLFNIINGDDPLLNYILKK from the coding sequence ATGAGAAATTTTCTTTTAATTATAGTTTTTTTATCGTGTAGTTTACTTACGGAAGCTCAAAACATAAGCATAAAGGATTCAATCATAACAAAGCATAATACTAAGATTGAAAAGGAAAAACTTATAGAAGATTTTAATCAATTATTAGAAACACTAGAAGAACATCCATCACAGTTTGAATTTATTAGTAAAGATTCTTATGAGAAACTTGTAAATATTCAACGGAATAAATTAAAAGATTCAATGACTGTTAAGGAGTTTTATCAAGTAACGTCCCCTATAGTTGCAAGTTTAGGCTGTTTACACACACGAATAGTCGATACTCGCTTTTTCAGAACACCATATAAGTATTGGTTACCATTAATTGTATGGTTTGAAAACGAAAAAATGTATGCAACAAACAATTGTGTTGAAAATATTGAAATGAATCCAGGCTCTGAAATAATAGAAATTAACGGAATTTCATCAAGCGAAATCTTAAAAACTTTAAAATCAACAATTTCTGCTGATGCCTTTAATGAAAGTTTTTATCGAGGAGATTTGAATATAAACTTTCTGTATTACTACCACACTTATTTTGGTTTTGATTCTGAATACAAAATAAAGTTTAAGCCTTATAATTCTGAAAAAATATTCATAACATCATTTCTTATTAATGAACCAGCCCTTAATTATAAAGTAGAAATAAACAATAAGCCAAGATTAGGGATAGTGATGAATAAAGAAAATAAAACTGCTATTATCAAGATTAAAAATTTCAATTACTTCCCAAGAGGTAGGCAAAATATCGATTTTTTCAAGGAGGAGATAGATACTTATATGAAAAAAATAAAAGATGAAAATATAAGTAAAGTAGCATTTGATTTAAGAGGAAATAGAGGTGGAAATCCTGAATGCACCAAACACATATTATCTTATCTTATTAATAAAGAAGTTAATTTTTATGAAAGCAATGATTTGAATAAAAGTAGAAATAGGCCAATAACTGTAAAACCAAAAACAACCAATAATATTAGTGATATTAAAACATATATGTTAACTGATGGACGTTGTGCATCTGCAACAGGGCAAATGTTAGCAGTTGTAAAACATAATGAGTTAGCCATGATAATTGGAGAAGAAACAGGAGGTACATACAGTACGCATCCAGGTAGAGGAGCAACAGCACTAAAATACACAAAACTTGGTTTGCAAATAGGAACAGAAAGGGAATCTGTCAATGTTCCTGAATTGAAATTAGATAAAGGCATAATTCCAGATAAAGAAATTAAATTACAGCTATTTAATATAATAAACGGCGATGACCCTTTATTGAACTATATTTTGAAAAAATAA